The following proteins are encoded in a genomic region of Anser cygnoides isolate HZ-2024a breed goose chromosome 13, Taihu_goose_T2T_genome, whole genome shotgun sequence:
- the POU3F4 gene encoding POU domain, class 3, transcription factor 4: MATAASNPYSLLGAGALGPADGAGMQQGGAFRGPQKLLQGEYLQGVPGGGHPLGGHHWVTGLGDAGAWPAALAGGPLEQPDVKPGREDLQLGAVAHHRSPHVAHHSPHATHPGAWGASPAHSAALAPAGQPLGAYPQAGFAVGGMLEHGGLTPPPAAAAAAAAAAAAAAAAQGLHPGLRDGGEHGELGGHHCQDHSDEETPTSDELEQFAKQFKQRRIKLGFTQADVGLALGTLYGNVFSQTTICRFEALQLSFKNMCKLKPLLNKWLEEADSSTGSPTSIDKIAAQGRKRKKRTSIEVSVKGVLETHFLKCPKPAAQEISSLADSLQLEKEVVRVWFCNRRQKEKRMTPPGEQQQQQQQHDVYSHGVKTDTACHDL; the protein is encoded by the coding sequence ATGGCCACAGCCGCCTCCAACCCCTACAGCCTGCTGGGCGCCGGCGCGCTCGGCCCCGCCGACGGCGCGGGCATGCAGCAGGGCGGCGCGTTCCGCGGCCCGcagaagctgctgcagggcGAGTACCTGCAGGGCGTCCCCGGCGGCGGGCACCCGCTGGGGGGGCACCACTGGGTGACGGGCCTGGGCGACGCCGGGGCCTGGCCCGCCGCGCTGGCCGGCGGCCCGCTGGAGCAGCCCGACGTGAAGCCGGGCCGCGAGGACCTGCAGCTGGGCGCCGTGGCGCACCACCGCTCGCCCCACGTCGCGCACCACTCGCCCCACGCCACGCACCCCGGCGCCTGGGGCGCCAGCCCCGCGCACAGCGCCGCGCTGGCCCCCGCCGGGCAGCCCCTGGGCGCCTACCCGCAGGCCGGCTTCGCGGTGGGCGGCATGCTGGAGCACGGCGGCCTcaccccgccgcccgccgccgccgccgcggccgccgcggccgcagccgcagccgccgccgcgcaGGGCTTGCACCCGGGGCTGCGCGACGGCGGCGAGCACGGCGAGCTGGGCGGGCACCACTGCCAGGACCACTCGGACGAGGAGACGCCGACGTCGGACGAGCTGGAGCAGTTCGCCAAGCAGTTCAAGCAGCGCCGCATCAAGCTGGGCTTCACCCAGGCCGACGTGGGGCTGGCGCTGGGGACGCTCTACGGCAACGTCTTCTCGCAGACCACCATCTGCCGCTTCGAGGCCCTGCAGCTCAGCTTCAAGAACATGTGCAAGCTGAAGCCGCTGCTGAACAAGTGGCTGGAGGAGGCCGACTCCTCCACCGGCAGCCCCACCAGCATCGACAAGATCGCGGCGCAgggcaggaagaggaagaagcgCACCTCCATCGAGGTGAGTGTCAAGGGCGTGCTGGAGACGCACTTCCTCAAGTGCCCCAAGCCGGCCGCCCAGGAGATCTCCTCGCTGGCCGacagcctgcagctggagaaggaggtGGTGCGGGTCTGGTTCTGCAACCGGCGGCAGAAGGAGAAGCGCATGACGCCGCcgggcgagcagcagcagcagcagcagcagcacgacGTCTACTCGCACGGCGTCAAAACGGACACGGCCTGCCACGACCTCTGA